A single region of the Nocardioides aquaticus genome encodes:
- a CDS encoding carboxypeptidase-like regulatory domain-containing protein, producing MLAFLSAFAVVATNSAAVAADSATIAGTLTRTSGAGSPSTTVAVTRPDGTMVASTSTAGDGTYSVGSLPAGDYRLKFTGTGLITQWYGGGEDIASGTIVTVGDGESATAPAVIRQGGVITGSMLNADGTTFSATVTAQGPYQGAPAATTRGSYTLRLNTEEPVKVRADLNDTRKFDIWAGEAFSEETSPAVQVDAEQTLSGIDLRYPEVGRLLGKVTNSFDAPLDGSAQAYALDRGQVVPLSNSESRAGKTQDYSLTVPANVPVTVKSEPMRNNFGEAYEGAFLGGGALPEDATFLTVAKDEARYGVDVALQGGKAISGYVTDQSDVAIEGVTVTAFQGSRVVSRGTTSASGYYILPGIGYISLGDVQVRFTGETIVEQWYAGAATQSEATTVTTFGSFGSNKNVALEYLPEYRLVNVAPPTIAGSVTPSGWVEAVPGEWNKKPTSREFSWYCDGVYTYNGGTTWSVGDRGCREISVREVARLPGHQSGVAFSAPVAVTAKSELQVSARERVGKVILKSRVTTPGVRNPGGTLRILRGTKQLAKYRITSTPATMSYAYRGRRGPQTFVVKYSGSDTATAASKKVRAVVR from the coding sequence ATGCTCGCGTTCCTGTCGGCGTTCGCCGTGGTTGCTACCAACTCCGCCGCCGTGGCAGCGGATTCAGCGACGATCGCGGGCACGCTGACCCGAACGTCGGGCGCCGGCTCGCCCTCGACAACAGTCGCGGTCACCCGCCCGGACGGGACGATGGTTGCCTCGACCTCCACCGCTGGCGACGGCACCTACAGCGTTGGCTCCCTACCCGCTGGCGACTACCGCCTGAAGTTCACCGGTACCGGACTCATAACCCAGTGGTACGGGGGCGGCGAGGACATAGCGAGTGGCACCATCGTCACAGTCGGCGACGGTGAATCGGCCACGGCCCCCGCCGTAATCCGCCAAGGCGGCGTGATCACCGGCAGCATGCTGAACGCGGACGGAACGACTTTCTCGGCGACCGTGACGGCTCAGGGGCCTTACCAGGGTGCCCCTGCGGCTACCACCCGCGGCTCGTACACGCTCCGCCTCAATACCGAAGAGCCCGTGAAGGTTCGGGCGGACCTAAACGACACACGCAAGTTCGACATCTGGGCAGGCGAGGCGTTCTCAGAGGAGACTAGTCCCGCAGTTCAGGTTGATGCCGAGCAGACTCTTTCCGGAATTGACCTCCGTTATCCGGAAGTCGGCCGATTGCTCGGAAAGGTGACCAATTCCTTCGACGCTCCACTAGATGGCTCGGCGCAAGCCTACGCGCTTGACCGCGGGCAGGTGGTGCCGCTCTCGAACAGCGAGAGCAGGGCAGGCAAGACACAGGACTATTCCCTCACCGTGCCCGCCAACGTGCCAGTGACAGTCAAGAGCGAGCCCATGCGGAACAACTTCGGCGAGGCATACGAAGGGGCATTCCTTGGGGGCGGTGCCCTCCCGGAAGACGCCACGTTCCTGACGGTAGCGAAGGATGAGGCGCGCTACGGCGTCGATGTTGCCCTGCAAGGGGGAAAAGCGATTAGCGGTTATGTGACGGACCAGAGCGATGTGGCCATTGAGGGCGTAACTGTGACTGCCTTTCAAGGCTCCCGCGTCGTTTCCCGCGGGACGACCTCCGCGTCGGGGTACTACATACTTCCAGGCATCGGGTACATAAGCCTTGGAGATGTTCAGGTCCGCTTCACCGGCGAGACTATCGTCGAACAATGGTATGCAGGTGCGGCGACGCAGAGTGAAGCGACCACCGTGACCACTTTCGGATCCTTCGGTTCAAATAAGAACGTCGCACTCGAATACCTCCCTGAGTACCGACTCGTCAACGTCGCCCCTCCCACGATCGCCGGGAGTGTCACGCCGTCGGGCTGGGTCGAGGCGGTGCCTGGCGAGTGGAACAAGAAACCGACGTCGCGCGAGTTCTCTTGGTACTGCGACGGCGTCTACACCTACAACGGCGGTACGACGTGGAGCGTCGGCGACCGGGGATGCCGGGAGATCAGCGTCCGGGAGGTTGCCCGCCTCCCCGGGCACCAGAGCGGTGTCGCCTTCTCCGCACCCGTTGCGGTAACGGCAAAGTCGGAACTGCAAGTTTCCGCTCGCGAGCGCGTCGGCAAGGTGATTCTCAAGAGCCGCGTCACGACGCCAGGGGTACGGAACCCAGGCGGCACGCTGCGAATCCTCCGCGGCACGAAGCAACTGGCGAAGTACCGCATTACCTCGACGCCCGCGACGATGTCCTACGCGTACCGGGGTCGGCGTGGCCCACAGACCTTCGTCGTCAAGTACTCCGGCAGCGACACCGCCACAGCGGCTTCAAAGAAGGTGCGCGCGGTCGTCCGCTAG
- a CDS encoding RelA/SpoT domain-containing protein — MKRWVVPEHSNKAVQRASRTIGRGTGTAEEIQAARDVLSNYRLAHAFPLNAVTVTVRQRALAVNPDAVVAERRKRLPTLLDKLRRHPTMSVTTMHDLGGCRVVVETIAEVDELVGVLVDLPRSQNRVKRVYGYLRDDPGPRDSGYRGVHLVYEYGASKPKYHGLRIELQVRTQLQHAWATAVETMDLFSGSELKYGKGDPDVLRFFVLVSSLMAREEGTAPVPGAEGSAEEMAAELARLEADVGVLRRLRGYAAIVGEHARTDRRNTLTLELRRREGRLTVTVFETLAAAEARLTELEALDDDNLDAVLINIAKIGQLRDAYPNYYADTGRFTDFVKTRI, encoded by the coding sequence ATGAAGAGGTGGGTGGTGCCCGAGCACTCGAACAAGGCGGTCCAGCGGGCCAGCCGGACGATCGGCAGGGGCACGGGCACGGCCGAGGAGATCCAGGCCGCGCGGGACGTCCTGAGCAACTACCGCCTCGCCCACGCGTTCCCGCTGAACGCGGTGACCGTGACCGTGCGGCAGCGGGCGCTCGCCGTGAACCCGGACGCCGTCGTCGCGGAGCGCCGGAAGCGCCTGCCGACCCTCCTCGACAAACTGCGCCGCCACCCGACGATGAGCGTGACGACGATGCACGACCTAGGCGGCTGCCGGGTCGTCGTCGAGACCATCGCCGAGGTGGACGAGTTGGTGGGCGTCCTGGTCGACCTGCCGCGGAGCCAGAATCGAGTCAAGCGCGTCTACGGCTACCTGCGCGACGACCCGGGGCCGCGCGACTCCGGCTACCGGGGCGTCCACCTGGTCTACGAGTACGGGGCCTCAAAACCCAAATACCACGGCCTGAGGATCGAACTGCAGGTGCGGACGCAGTTGCAGCACGCCTGGGCCACCGCGGTCGAGACGATGGACCTGTTCTCGGGCAGCGAGCTGAAGTACGGCAAGGGCGACCCGGACGTCCTACGGTTCTTCGTCCTGGTCAGTTCCCTCATGGCGCGCGAGGAGGGGACCGCCCCGGTGCCCGGCGCCGAGGGGTCGGCCGAGGAGATGGCGGCCGAGTTGGCGCGTCTGGAGGCGGACGTGGGCGTCCTGAGGCGCCTGCGTGGCTACGCGGCGATCGTGGGCGAGCACGCCAGGACGGACCGGCGCAACACGCTGACCCTCGAACTGCGGCGCCGGGAGGGCCGGCTGACGGTCACGGTCTTCGAGACCCTGGCGGCGGCAGAGGCCCGCCTGACGGAGTTGGAGGCGCTGGACGACGACAACCTGGACGCGGTGCTCATCAACATCGCGAAGATCGGCCAACTGCGTGACGCCTACCCGAACTACTACGCGGACACCGGCCGCTTCACCGACTTCGTGAAGACGCGGATCTAA
- a CDS encoding YifB family Mg chelatase-like AAA ATPase, whose translation MPFATARTVSLHGAVGHLIDVQADVSPGLVGTTLVGRPDASLNEARDRCRMAVINSELPWPSTKRITVLLSPADLHKRGTHFDLAIAVSVLAADDKLPRAGLAATAFIGELTLAGQLRPVTGVLPMVLAAAERGVRRVVVPEPQAQEAAMVPGMSVLGLRSLSQVVAELRGDPVPEAAPVAAMSGSRLLSWRGEERMEALDLADLRGIEDAKYAVEVAAAGGHHLMLSGPKGAGKTSIAERIPSLLPPLSAAESLELTAIHSLAGTLDPATGLMVDPPYAAPHHDASKSALIGGGSGQVRPGEISRCHGGVLFLYDIS comes from the coding sequence ATGCCGTTCGCCACGGCCCGCACCGTCTCGCTGCACGGCGCGGTCGGCCACCTCATCGACGTCCAGGCCGACGTCTCGCCCGGCCTCGTGGGGACCACCCTGGTCGGCCGTCCGGACGCCTCGCTGAACGAGGCGCGGGACCGCTGCCGGATGGCGGTGATCAACTCCGAGCTCCCGTGGCCCTCGACCAAGCGGATCACCGTGCTGCTCTCGCCGGCCGACCTGCACAAGCGCGGCACCCACTTCGACCTCGCGATCGCCGTCTCGGTGCTGGCCGCCGACGACAAGCTCCCGCGTGCGGGGCTCGCGGCGACCGCGTTCATCGGGGAGCTGACGCTCGCCGGCCAGCTGCGCCCGGTCACCGGGGTCCTGCCGATGGTCCTGGCGGCCGCCGAGCGCGGGGTGCGTCGGGTCGTGGTCCCGGAGCCTCAGGCGCAGGAGGCGGCGATGGTGCCCGGGATGAGCGTGCTCGGCCTGCGCTCCCTGTCCCAGGTGGTCGCCGAGCTGCGGGGAGACCCCGTCCCCGAGGCGGCCCCGGTCGCCGCGATGTCGGGCTCACGGCTCCTGTCGTGGCGCGGCGAGGAGCGGATGGAGGCCCTCGACCTCGCCGACCTCCGCGGCATCGAGGACGCCAAGTACGCCGTGGAGGTCGCCGCCGCCGGTGGCCACCACCTGATGCTGTCCGGCCCCAAGGGGGCCGGCAAGACCAGCATCGCCGAACGGATCCCGTCGCTGCTGCCTCCGCTCAGCGCGGCGGAGTCGCTCGAGCTCACCGCGATCCACAGCCTGGCCGGCACCCTGGACCCGGCCACGGGCCTGATGGTCGACCCGCCGTACGCCGCCCCGCACCACGACGCCAGCAAGAGCGCCCTGATCGGGGGCGGGTCGGGGCAGGTCCGTCCCGGGGAGATCAGTCGCTGCCACGGCGGTGTCCTGTTCCTGTACGACATATCTTAA
- a CDS encoding terminase large subunit domain-containing protein translates to MSAPEPADALALLYAFRVDTGPATRAVPWGNVATERQVEDARAVIMEPGSWHMWLRPRGGSKTQDASLVALACLLTIQPPNSRSLVYAVDKDQAALMMEKLGHLAKALPEDLRVTGDRVTNIATQAFLTVETSDAPSALGHTPWLVVVDEFCAWPDRRGPRLLWQAVVSSMPKRPDSRLLVISSAGDPGNWTHDVVRSARTGTDWRFSYMQGPCPWWSEVDVARQRGALSDAAYSWYILNEFAAAENALVGADDLTASVARGVKSRPYDPAHRYAIGVDLGRKVDASVVAVAHREGDAVVVDHVERWLPTRLSPVRLETVEAAIRRLQAEYGHAHVRMDPAKGEMLSQRLGEDGLAVEEYVFSEASVDRLAALVSRLFGERRITVPDLPALVEELGTVVLRTTPGGRSRIDHHSGKHDDQVVAIALAAHWLMAQVSFGTGFVSNAREMVRGPRPRRDRTAVPARAGVAAGGREAAAADRLARMVRRR, encoded by the coding sequence GTGAGCGCCCCGGAGCCCGCCGACGCGCTCGCCCTGCTGTACGCGTTCCGGGTCGACACTGGCCCGGCCACCCGCGCCGTCCCGTGGGGGAACGTGGCGACCGAGCGCCAGGTCGAGGACGCCCGCGCCGTCATCATGGAGCCGGGGTCGTGGCACATGTGGCTCCGGCCGCGCGGGGGCTCGAAGACGCAGGACGCCTCCCTGGTCGCGCTGGCCTGCCTGCTGACCATCCAGCCGCCGAACAGCCGGTCGCTGGTGTACGCGGTGGACAAGGACCAGGCCGCGCTGATGATGGAGAAGCTGGGCCACCTGGCGAAGGCGCTGCCGGAGGACCTGAGGGTCACCGGCGACCGGGTGACCAACATCGCGACCCAGGCGTTCCTCACGGTCGAGACGTCGGACGCGCCGTCCGCGCTGGGGCACACGCCCTGGCTCGTGGTGGTCGACGAGTTCTGCGCGTGGCCGGACCGCCGCGGTCCGCGGCTGCTCTGGCAGGCGGTGGTGTCGTCGATGCCGAAGCGGCCCGACAGCCGGCTGTTGGTGATCAGCAGCGCGGGGGACCCGGGCAACTGGACCCACGACGTGGTGAGGTCCGCCCGCACGGGCACCGACTGGCGGTTCTCGTACATGCAGGGGCCGTGCCCGTGGTGGTCGGAGGTCGACGTCGCCCGGCAGCGCGGGGCGCTCAGCGACGCGGCGTACTCCTGGTACATCCTCAACGAGTTCGCGGCCGCCGAGAACGCGCTCGTGGGCGCCGACGACCTGACGGCGTCGGTCGCCCGCGGGGTGAAGTCGCGGCCGTACGACCCGGCCCACCGGTACGCGATCGGGGTGGACCTCGGCCGCAAGGTCGACGCCTCCGTGGTGGCCGTGGCGCACCGCGAGGGCGACGCCGTCGTGGTGGACCACGTCGAGAGGTGGCTGCCGACCAGGCTCAGCCCGGTGCGGCTGGAGACGGTCGAGGCCGCGATCCGCAGGCTGCAGGCGGAGTACGGCCACGCGCACGTGCGGATGGACCCCGCGAAGGGGGAGATGCTGTCCCAGCGGCTGGGGGAGGACGGCCTCGCAGTGGAGGAGTACGTGTTCAGCGAGGCGTCGGTGGACCGGCTCGCGGCCCTGGTGTCGCGCCTGTTCGGGGAGCGGCGGATCACCGTGCCGGACCTGCCCGCGCTGGTGGAGGAGTTGGGCACGGTGGTGCTGCGGACGACCCCTGGCGGCCGCTCCCGGATCGACCACCACAGCGGCAAGCACGACGACCAGGTGGTCGCGATCGCCCTCGCGGCGCACTGGCTGATGGCCCAGGTGTCGTTCGGCACGGGCTTCGTCTCGAACGCCCGGGAGATGGTGCGCGGGCCGCGCCCGCGCCGCGACCGGACGGCCGTCCCGGCGCGCGCCGGCGTGGCGGCGGGCGGCCGCGAGGCCGCCGCGGCGGACCGGCTCGCGCGGATGGTGCGCCGGCGGTAG
- a CDS encoding GntR family transcriptional regulator, which translates to MSADLDRLLAALGAPAAAPARRTPAPAADAPPRPRGRPPALTPAEVRSLRRRRSRPLAERPRLDQLAAEFRVSVVTVRRALRALPPYDFGDPAPPGGGPHRDRGSGRFLGA; encoded by the coding sequence GTGAGTGCCGACCTCGACCGCCTCCTCGCCGCCCTGGGCGCGCCCGCCGCCGCACCCGCCCGGCGCACGCCGGCGCCCGCCGCCGACGCGCCGCCACGGCCCCGCGGACGCCCGCCCGCGCTCACGCCGGCGGAGGTCCGGTCGCTGCGGCGGCGACGGTCACGGCCGCTGGCCGAGCGGCCCAGGCTGGACCAGTTGGCGGCCGAGTTCCGTGTCAGCGTGGTCACCGTCCGACGGGCCCTGCGCGCCCTGCCCCCGTACGACTTCGGCGACCCCGCGCCGCCCGGCGGCGGGCCCCACCGCGACCGAGGGAGCGGGCGGTTCCTGGGCGCCTAG
- a CDS encoding YraN family protein encodes MTTTAASKQALGAYGEQVALRHLVEQGMVLLDRNWRCSEGEIDLVLKDGPALVVCEVKTRSSLVCGSPQEAVGVVKLERLARLAERWREERGVHPPEVRVDVVAVLRGPRGAAQVEHVRGVV; translated from the coding sequence ATGACGACGACGGCAGCGAGCAAGCAGGCCCTGGGTGCCTACGGCGAGCAGGTGGCCCTGCGACACCTGGTGGAGCAGGGGATGGTCCTGCTGGACCGCAACTGGCGGTGCAGCGAGGGGGAGATCGACCTCGTCTTGAAGGACGGTCCGGCCCTGGTGGTGTGCGAGGTCAAGACCCGGTCGAGCCTGGTGTGCGGGTCGCCGCAGGAGGCGGTCGGGGTGGTCAAGCTGGAGCGCCTGGCCCGGCTGGCCGAGCGGTGGCGCGAGGAGCGCGGCGTGCACCCGCCCGAGGTCAGGGTCGACGTCGTGGCGGTGCTGCGCGGCCCGCGTGGCGCCGCGCAGGTCGAGCACGTCCGCGGCGTGGTCTGA